Proteins encoded by one window of Salvia splendens isolate huo1 chromosome 7, SspV2, whole genome shotgun sequence:
- the LOC121810295 gene encoding phosphoenolpyruvate carboxylase kinase 1-like produces MCESLKQNYQLCEEVGRGRFGVVYRCFSTASHASFACKSIYKHSLSDATDRRCLDAEPKILRLLSACPNILRLHDVYEDDDHIHLVTDLCDGGDLFDRLSSGNRFSEPDAAAILKQLAAAIAFCHRIGVAHRDIKPDNILFDSRGRLKLADFGSAELFGVESEMSGVVGTPYYVAPEVLMGRDYGEKVDVWSAGVILYIMLAGVPPFYGDGAAETFEAVVRGNLRFPSKIFRSVSPEAKDLLRKMICRDASRRLSTEQVLMHPWIVNGGEM; encoded by the exons ATGTGCGAGAGCCTCAAACAAAACTACCAACTCTGCGAAGAGGTCGGCCGCGGCCGATTCGGCGTCGTCTATCGCTGCTTCTCCACAGCCTCCCACGCTTCTTTCGCCTGCAAATCCATCTACAAGCACTCTCTCTCCGACGCCACCGACCGCCGCTGCCTCGACGCCGAGCCTAAGATCCTCCGCCTCCTCTCCGCCTGCcccaacatcctccgcctccacGACGTCTACGAGGACGACGACCACATCCACCTCGTCACCGATCTCTGCGACGGCGGCGACCTATTCGACCGCCTCTCCTCCGGCAATCGCTTCTCCGAGCCCGACGCCGCCGCGATTCTGAAGCAATTGGCGGCGGCAATCGCCTTCTGCCACCGGATCGGGGTCGCGCATCGCGACATCAAGCCGGACAACATCTTGTTCGACTCCAGGGGGCGCCTCAAGCTCGCCGACTTCGGATCGGCGGAGCTTTTCGGCGTCGAATCGGAGATGAGCGGCGTGGTTGGAACGCCTTACTACGTCGCGCCGGAGGTGCTGATGGGGAGGGATTACGGTGAGAAGGTCGACGTTTGGAGCGCCGGCGTGATTTTGTACATAATGCTGGCCGGCGTGCCGCCGTTCTACGGCGACGGAGCGGCGGAGACTTTTGAGGCGGTGGTGAGGGGGAATTTGAGGTTTCCGTCGAAGATTTTCCGTTCTGTGTCGCCGGAGGCTAAGGATCTGTTGAGGAAGATGATCTGTAGAGATGCTTCTAGAAGGCTCTCCACCGAGCAAGTGCTAA TGCATCCGTGGATCGTAAACGGAGGAGAGATGTGA